A section of the Procambarus clarkii isolate CNS0578487 chromosome 38, FALCON_Pclarkii_2.0, whole genome shotgun sequence genome encodes:
- the LOC138372315 gene encoding MAP7 domain-containing protein 1-like, with protein sequence MKMQLEAQLRREEREAQMQREEREAQLQREERERAAQLQLEERAPQLQREEREARLQREEREARLRREGERQLRLEEIKAKKEVELRHVERGLPSLPARRDDLKAEEAESADEIKRLIVMEKFMSVLHSELRVRVREAPLLEAGIKDIKAAAD encoded by the exons atgaagatgcaactggaagcccaactgcgacgagaggagagagaagcgcaaatgcagcgagaggagcgtgaagcTCAGctacagcgagaggaacgtgagcGTGCAGCTCAGCTACAGCTAGAGGAGCGTGCACCTCAGCTACAGCGAGAAGAGcgtgaagcacggctgcagcgagaggaacgtgaagctcggctgcggcgagaaggagagagacaactgcgactggaggagataaaggcaaagaaagaagtcgaattgcgtcacgTTGAGCGTgggctgccctcactacctgcacggcgggatgacctcaag gcggaggaagcagaGTCGGCGGAtgagatcaaacgactgatagtgatggagaagtttatgtcagtgctccattctgagttgcgagtaagggtgagagaagcacccttattagaagcaggtattaaggacattAAGGCTGCTGCAGACTGA